One window of Triticum dicoccoides isolate Atlit2015 ecotype Zavitan chromosome 5A, WEW_v2.0, whole genome shotgun sequence genomic DNA carries:
- the LOC119300626 gene encoding polyol transporter 5-like, giving the protein MEQQHGQDSEAPLLAASKPDGAASSPPPRNRFPFFCAVLASMTSVLMGYNVAVMSGAQIFMAEDLGVSDTQIELLSGAINIYSLVGALLAGWTSDRLGRRLTIVLTNGFFLVGPLIMTLAGGYTALMVGRFIAGIGVGYALVIAPIYAAEIAPASSRGLLSSLPEIFINTGVMLSYVSNFAFSALPAHLAWRLMFAAGVVPTVFLAAGVLTMPESPRWLAMKGRLDEAKAVLDRTSDTLAEAEQRLLEIEEVVNAGSNGAGGSNGGGGTWNEVATKAGVRRVLATVLALQFFQQASGIDSVVLYGPRVLAMAGVTSNTLLLGLNVLFGVAKAGSILIAMALADRVGRRPLLLVSTGGMTASLLVLGSVFAAFAGAKDDAAVAAVAVAAVVAFVCTFSVGFGPMAWVYSSEILPLRLRGQGAGLGTAMNRVMSGIVTMTFISLYGAITMAGAFYLYAAVAAASFVFIYTCLPETRGRNLEDMEQLFRTK; this is encoded by the exons ATGGAGCAGCAGCACGGGCAGGACTCCGAGGCTCCGCTGCTGGCCGCCTCGAAGCCCGATGGCgccgcgtcgtcgccgccgccccgcaaCAGGTTCCCCTTCTTCTGTGCCGTGCTCGCCTCCATGACCTCCGTCCTCATGGGCTACA ACGTGGCGGTGATGAGCGGGGCGCAGATCTTCATGGCGGAAGACCTTGGGGTGAGCGACACGCAGATTGAGCTGCTCTCCGGTGCCATCAACATCTACTCGCTCGTCGGCGCGCTGCTCGCTGGCTGGACCTCCGACCGCCTCGGCCGCCGCCTCACCATTGTGCTCACCAACGGCTTCTTCCTCGTTGGCCCGCTTATCATGACGCTCGCCGGTGGGTACACGGCGCTCATGGTGGGGCGCTTCATCGCTGGAATCGGCGTCGGTTACGCGCTCGTAATCGCGCCGATCTACGCTGCCGAGATCGCGCCGGCCTCCTCCCGCGGCCTTCTCAGCTCCCTTCCCGAG ATTTTTATCAACACCGGGGTGATGCTGAGCTACGTTTCCAACTTCGCCTTCTCGGCGTTGCCAGCGCACCTGGCGTGGCGGCTGATGTTCGCGGCCGGGGTTGTGCCCACCGTGTTTCTGGCGGCTGGCGtgctcaccatgccggagtcgccgcGGTGGCTGGCGATGAAGGGCCGGCTGGACGAGGCGAAAGCCGTGCTCGACAGGACGTCGGACACGCTCGCCGAGGCCGAGCAGCGTCTGCTGGAGATCGAGGAGGTTGTCAACGCCGGCAGCAACGGCGCCGGCGGGAgcaacggcggtggcggcacgTGGAATGAGGTGGCGACCAAGGCCGGCGTCAGGCGCGTGCTGGCCACAGTTCTGGCGCTGCAGTTCTTCCAGCAGGCGTCGGGCATCGACTCGGTGGTGCTCTACGGCCCGCGCGTGCTCGCCATGGCCGGCGTCACTTCTAACACCCTCCTCCTGGGCCTCAACGTCCTCTTCGGCGTGGCCAAGGCGGGCTCGATCCTGATCGCCATGGCGCTCGCCGACCGCGTCGGCCGGCGCCCTCTGCTACTGGTGAGCACCGGCGGCATGACGGCGTCCCTGCTGGTCCTGGGCTCCGTGTTCGCTGCTTTCGCCGGCGCCAAGGACGACGCGGCGGTGgccgccgtggccgtggccgctGTGGTGGCGTTCGTCTGCACCTTCTCCGTCGGGTTCGGGCCTATGGCATGGGTGTACAGCTCGGAGATCCTCCCTCTGCGGCTGCGCGGACAGGGCGCCGGGCTCGGCACCGCCATGAACCGCGTGATGAGCGGCATCGTCACCATGACCTTCATCTCGCTCTACGGGGCCATCACCATGGCCGGCGCATTCTACCTTTATGCCGCCGTCGCGGCTGCCTCGTTCGTGTTCATCTACACCTGCCTGCCGGAGACCAGGGGCCGGAACCTCGAGGACATGGAGCAGCTTTTCCGCACAAAATGA